In the Leptotrichia sp. oral taxon 847 genome, one interval contains:
- a CDS encoding YihY/virulence factor BrkB family protein: MIYLIFKNYRDGETQVLAISLTYYSLLAVFPFVALVLGITRGFGFDKIFIKKLFELLPNSSIIKSILNVAQRLLASTEGNLLAGIGIIVLIYSVVKVLIMLENSFNKIWRINKKRSLPRRIVDYVAIIFLGPIFFVALSALNSFIIEELIQYFSKQSIFIDLFIAVSGPLTYIILFSFIFYLIPNTNVKTKPALVAGFITTVLTFCWKLLFLLLQSVITSYNIIYGSLALIPIFLIFIQYIWVTILLGAQIAFSIQTSDKFLYKEEIEMPIKIKREAGMLILSLIIKNFAQKKEPFTFQKLSDRLGMDVLFVKDILSDLEKMGFVNEVFLGKNSESIYQIAYNPETITINEFIKEFDTKNIEYYTDVFKNLKAEDKRILEKIQQKLTTKKIEKKDIFDIQFPENVKTYSKQGMPTFLDERTKKAENLESIAQKDEEEILDEKEKVEEEITKKSQGEKTLDYSDKDDNKLENDKKNNTNDDNNNNNSPKIKYENGRWKFL, translated from the coding sequence ATGATATATTTAATTTTTAAAAATTACAGAGATGGCGAAACTCAAGTACTTGCGATTTCACTTACTTACTATTCACTTTTAGCGGTATTTCCGTTTGTAGCTCTAGTTCTTGGAATCACAAGAGGATTTGGATTTGATAAAATATTTATAAAAAAATTGTTTGAGTTACTTCCAAACAGTTCCATCATAAAATCTATTTTAAATGTTGCACAAAGGCTGCTTGCTTCCACCGAAGGAAATTTACTTGCTGGAATTGGAATTATTGTTTTAATCTATTCAGTTGTAAAAGTTTTAATTATGCTGGAAAACTCATTTAACAAAATTTGGAGAATAAATAAAAAGCGTTCCCTTCCACGAAGAATTGTCGATTATGTAGCAATTATATTTTTAGGACCTATATTTTTTGTGGCACTGTCAGCGCTAAACTCTTTCATAATTGAAGAGCTTATCCAATATTTTTCTAAACAATCAATTTTTATTGATTTATTTATAGCAGTTTCAGGACCACTAACTTATATAATCCTATTTTCTTTTATATTTTATTTAATCCCAAATACAAATGTAAAAACTAAACCTGCCTTAGTTGCTGGATTTATTACAACTGTTTTAACTTTTTGTTGGAAACTCTTATTTTTGCTACTTCAATCAGTCATTACAAGCTATAATATCATTTACGGAAGTTTGGCGTTAATCCCAATTTTTTTGATATTTATTCAATATATCTGGGTAACAATTTTACTGGGGGCACAAATTGCCTTTTCAATTCAGACTTCGGACAAATTTTTGTACAAAGAGGAAATTGAAATGCCGATAAAAATTAAAAGAGAGGCGGGAATGCTTATTTTGTCGCTAATTATAAAAAACTTTGCACAAAAAAAAGAACCTTTTACTTTTCAAAAATTATCGGATAGACTTGGAATGGATGTTCTTTTTGTCAAAGATATTTTGTCTGATCTCGAAAAAATGGGATTTGTAAATGAAGTTTTTTTAGGAAAAAATTCAGAATCAATTTACCAAATTGCTTACAATCCTGAAACTATCACCATAAATGAATTTATAAAAGAATTTGACACAAAAAATATTGAATACTACACTGATGTATTTAAAAATTTAAAAGCAGAAGATAAGAGAATACTTGAAAAAATACAACAAAAATTGACAACTAAAAAAATTGAGAAAAAAGATATTTTTGATATACAGTTTCCTGAAAACGTTAAGACTTACAGTAAGCAAGGAATGCCAACTTTTTTAGATGAACGAACAAAAAAAGCTGAAAATCTGGAAAGTATCGCACAAAAAGATGAAGAAGAAATTTTAGACGAAAAAGAAAAAGTAGAAGAGGAAATTACAAAAAAAAGTCAAGGCGAAAAAACTTTGGATTACAGCGACAAAGATGATAATAAACTTGAAAATGACAAAAAAAACAATACCAATGACGATAATAACAACAACAACTCGCCAAAAATAAAATATGAAAATGGAAGATGGAAATTTTTATAA
- a CDS encoding patatin-like phospholipase family protein: MENKNKENIGLVLEGGGMRGIFTAGVLDLLLEKNVEVDNCIGVSAGALLGVNYLSKQKKRGFEAIADHIEKREYGSFYNLIKTGNYFETQYSYHDIPEKYNPFDNETFKNNPTKFQAVITNCETGEAEYPEVKDTIKDIDILRASASLPFLAKMVKLGDKKYLDGGVADPIPLKYSIKKGNKKNIVVLTRDKHYRKTQSKLGVISKVKYRKYPKFVELMKTRFSRYNKTLEYVYNLEKRGEIFVIQPQIPLTLGRIEKNRTKLEEVYKIGYNEARKRYSSLLEYLKK, translated from the coding sequence ATGGAAAATAAAAACAAAGAAAATATAGGATTAGTTCTTGAAGGTGGAGGTATGAGAGGTATTTTTACCGCAGGAGTGCTGGATTTATTGCTGGAGAAAAACGTAGAGGTAGACAATTGCATTGGAGTTTCAGCTGGAGCGTTACTTGGCGTCAATTATTTATCTAAACAGAAAAAAAGAGGATTTGAAGCGATTGCGGATCATATTGAGAAAAGGGAATATGGAAGTTTTTACAATTTGATAAAAACTGGAAATTATTTTGAAACACAATATTCATATCATGATATTCCTGAAAAATATAATCCTTTTGATAATGAAACGTTTAAAAATAATCCGACAAAGTTTCAGGCGGTTATAACAAATTGTGAAACAGGGGAGGCAGAGTATCCTGAAGTAAAAGATACGATTAAAGATATTGACATCTTAAGAGCTTCCGCCTCGCTTCCATTTTTAGCGAAAATGGTAAAGTTAGGAGATAAAAAATATTTGGATGGTGGGGTAGCCGATCCGATACCGCTAAAATATTCAATAAAAAAAGGAAATAAGAAAAATATTGTTGTACTTACAAGAGATAAACATTACAGAAAAACTCAAAGTAAATTAGGTGTAATTTCAAAAGTGAAATATAGAAAATATCCAAAATTTGTAGAACTTATGAAAACAAGATTTAGTAGATATAATAAAACATTGGAATATGTTTACAATTTGGAGAAAAGAGGGGAAATTTTTGTAATTCAACCACAGATTCCGCTTACACTCGGAAGAATTGAAAAAAATCGGACAAAACTTGAAGAAGTTTATAAAATTGGCTATAATGAAGCTAGGAAGCGGTATAGTTCGCTTTTAGAATATTTGAAAAAGTAG
- a CDS encoding Type 1 glutamine amidotransferase-like domain-containing protein codes for MKKMFLTSSFGYVERLFKSFLENDLGLEDKLEGKTVALIPTAALVENIDIHIKIAMEIYESLGMNITLLELTEVSETKAKDLINNSDILHISGGNTFFLMQEIQKKNLADFIVKKVENDLIYVGESAGSAITSPDIEYVSECDDISLAPDLKNTKGLNLVPFYPVPHYESEPYKESCERLVQKYKDKLDLVPFNNIEAITIEDDDYNLVTLHKI; via the coding sequence ATGAAAAAAATGTTTTTAACTTCATCATTTGGATATGTGGAAAGATTGTTTAAAAGTTTTTTGGAAAATGATTTAGGTTTGGAAGATAAACTTGAAGGCAAAACTGTAGCTTTGATTCCAACAGCGGCATTGGTAGAAAATATTGATATTCATATAAAAATAGCAATGGAAATTTATGAAAGCTTAGGAATGAACATAACGCTTTTAGAGCTTACAGAAGTGAGTGAAACTAAAGCTAAAGATTTGATAAATAACTCTGATATTTTACATATTTCAGGCGGAAATACATTCTTTTTGATGCAAGAGATTCAAAAGAAAAACTTGGCTGATTTTATTGTAAAAAAAGTTGAAAATGATTTGATTTATGTGGGAGAATCTGCTGGAAGCGCAATCACTAGTCCAGATATTGAATATGTTTCAGAATGCGACGACATTTCTTTAGCACCAGATTTAAAAAATACGAAAGGACTTAATCTTGTGCCTTTTTATCCAGTTCCGCACTATGAAAGCGAACCTTATAAAGAAAGTTGTGAACGACTGGTTCAAAAATATAAAGATAAACTTGATTTGGTGCCATTTAACAATATCGAAGCCATAACTATCGAAGATGATGACTACAACTTAGTTACGCTTCACAAAATTTAA
- the thiI gene encoding tRNA uracil 4-sulfurtransferase ThiI: protein MERYTDKNLLDAIGLSYGELSLKGKNRGQFERKLRNRISRNLKEFDYKLTEDLSKLYVLIDPKDLEKITEKLKKVFGIVGINQSSKVLQDDAKIKAKVLEFANYAYEKGARTFKISVNRSNKGFPINSMDYAKEVGAFVLINSPFEKVKMKEPDIMIHIDIRKNVYIYTTRIKTYGGLPLGSTGKGLVLLSGGIDSPVASFMMAKRGMRLNFVTFNSFPFTSKQALEKVKELTEILTDYTGKSRLYTINILKLQEEINSKTKKEYATILTRRVMMRLSERLSNSMQYHALITGESLGQVASQTLGGLTCTNACVEKLPVFRPLIGMDKTEIIDIAKEIGTYEKSIEPHEDSCVIFAPKHPVTNPKLEDILMEEAKIENYEELMDEVFNEREYFNFG from the coding sequence ATGGAAAGATATACAGACAAAAATTTACTTGACGCAATTGGCCTATCTTACGGCGAACTTTCACTAAAAGGTAAAAATCGAGGACAATTTGAAAGAAAATTGAGGAATAGAATAAGTAGAAACTTAAAAGAATTTGACTACAAATTAACTGAGGACTTATCAAAATTGTATGTTTTGATTGACCCGAAAGACTTGGAAAAAATTACAGAAAAATTAAAAAAAGTCTTTGGAATTGTTGGGATAAATCAGTCAAGCAAAGTTTTACAAGACGACGCCAAAATTAAAGCAAAAGTTTTAGAATTTGCAAACTATGCCTATGAAAAAGGGGCTAGAACTTTTAAGATTTCTGTGAACAGAAGTAATAAAGGATTTCCCATTAATTCTATGGACTACGCCAAAGAAGTTGGTGCTTTCGTATTAATTAACAGCCCTTTCGAGAAAGTAAAAATGAAAGAGCCGGACATTATGATACATATTGACATAAGAAAAAATGTTTACATCTATACAACTAGAATCAAGACTTACGGTGGTCTTCCACTTGGATCAACTGGAAAAGGACTGGTTTTACTTTCTGGTGGAATTGACAGTCCTGTTGCTTCATTTATGATGGCAAAAAGGGGAATGAGATTAAATTTTGTAACATTTAACAGTTTTCCTTTTACAAGTAAACAGGCGCTTGAAAAAGTAAAGGAACTGACTGAAATTTTAACTGATTATACAGGAAAATCAAGACTTTATACGATTAATATTTTAAAGTTGCAGGAAGAAATTAACAGTAAGACTAAAAAGGAATATGCAACTATTTTGACTAGAAGAGTTATGATGAGACTTTCTGAAAGGCTTTCAAATTCTATGCAATATCATGCATTAATCACTGGAGAAAGTCTGGGGCAGGTCGCGTCTCAAACATTGGGTGGACTTACTTGTACAAATGCCTGCGTTGAAAAACTTCCCGTCTTTAGACCGCTTATTGGAATGGATAAAACGGAAATTATTGATATTGCAAAAGAAATTGGGACTTATGAGAAGTCAATAGAGCCCCACGAAGATTCCTGCGTAATTTTTGCTCCTAAACATCCTGTAACAAATCCAAAATTGGAAGATATACTTATGGAAGAAGCAAAAATTGAAAATTATGAAGAATTAATGGACGAAGTTTTTAATGAAAGAGAATATTTTAATTTTGGATAA
- a CDS encoding MalY/PatB family protein, with amino-acid sequence MNKKYDFETIINKKGQGSYKWDQMYKIDPNIADNIVPLSVADMELKIAKEIIDGLKKYLDSAILGYTGPYESYYSAVINWLNRRHNFKVKKEWIVCSNGVVSAIYDCVKAFTKENDGIIVFTPVYYPFYSSIKNNNRKIVECEMLKNENNYYEIDFEKFEKLASDEKNKLLIFCSPHNPLGRVWKREELEKIGNIALKNNLIIISDEIHSDLIMPNYRHTVLQTLSDELSEITITCTAPTKSFNLAGVGISNIIIKNEKLRKKFEIEQDRSSSHVFAALGYKACELAYNESEKWLDELILLIDKNQKLVHDFFNKNFVNLSAPLIEGTYLQWLDFKNLELSNEELKKFMNEKAKLYFSEGYTFGKNGSGFERINLAAPTWVIKDALDRLYSALKEVFPEVCK; translated from the coding sequence ATGAATAAAAAATATGATTTTGAAACAATAATAAATAAAAAAGGACAAGGATCCTATAAATGGGATCAAATGTATAAAATTGACCCAAATATTGCTGATAATATTGTTCCATTATCTGTCGCAGATATGGAGTTAAAAATTGCAAAAGAAATAATTGATGGATTGAAAAAATATTTGGACAGTGCAATTTTAGGATATACAGGACCTTATGAAAGTTATTATTCAGCTGTGATTAATTGGCTTAATAGAAGGCATAACTTTAAAGTGAAAAAAGAGTGGATTGTCTGTTCAAACGGCGTGGTTTCAGCAATTTATGACTGTGTGAAGGCGTTTACAAAAGAAAATGATGGAATTATTGTTTTTACGCCAGTTTATTATCCTTTTTACAGTTCTATAAAAAATAATAATAGAAAAATTGTAGAATGTGAGATGTTAAAAAATGAAAATAACTACTATGAAATTGATTTTGAAAAATTTGAAAAACTTGCAAGTGATGAAAAAAATAAACTATTAATATTTTGTAGTCCTCACAATCCGTTAGGACGTGTTTGGAAAAGGGAAGAATTGGAAAAAATTGGAAATATCGCACTAAAAAATAATTTAATAATTATTTCTGATGAAATCCATTCTGATTTAATAATGCCGAATTACAGACACACAGTTTTACAAACATTATCAGACGAATTGTCAGAAATTACTATAACTTGTACTGCTCCCACAAAAAGTTTTAATTTGGCGGGGGTTGGAATTTCAAATATTATTATAAAAAATGAAAAATTGCGAAAAAAATTTGAAATTGAACAAGATAGATCAAGTTCTCATGTATTTGCAGCGCTGGGTTACAAAGCTTGTGAATTGGCGTACAATGAAAGTGAAAAATGGCTTGATGAACTTATTTTACTAATTGACAAAAATCAAAAATTAGTTCATGATTTTTTCAATAAAAATTTTGTAAATTTAAGTGCGCCGTTAATTGAAGGAACTTATCTTCAATGGTTAGATTTTAAAAATTTGGAACTTTCAAATGAAGAGTTAAAAAAATTTATGAATGAAAAAGCAAAACTTTATTTCAGCGAAGGTTATACTTTTGGTAAAAATGGAAGTGGATTTGAAAGAATAAATTTAGCTGCGCCAACTTGGGTCATAAAAGACGCCTTGGACAGACTTTACAGCGCTTTAAAAGAGGTTTTTCCAGAAGTTTGTAAATAA
- a CDS encoding ABC transporter substrate-binding protein — protein MKKIMRGVLLFGMLGGMILACGNKSDNSRKDSTNSQATKNEKVYRIGVSQIVDHPALNAAKQGFKDALSKNGIKADYDDKIANNEMSNQTLIMQQFSSDKKDLVYAITTPTAQAAKNQVDKSIPVVFASVTDPKSAGLVGISNVTGTSGAAPVEENLKLMKELLPKAKNIGIIYNSSEQNSVSEVNNLKKLAPKYGFNVVDKSVTNGTELVSAANLVVKQADMLYAIQDNTVASYFTAILDIFNKEKKPIFGTNNIYSNTGGFISQGTTDYDIGYRSGEIAAQILKGEKKPNEIPIENVKNLKIEVNKKNMELLGIKIPDNILKNVKFIEKKINKGK, from the coding sequence ATGAAAAAAATTATGAGAGGTGTACTGTTATTCGGTATGCTTGGAGGGATGATTTTAGCTTGTGGAAATAAAAGTGATAATTCTAGGAAAGATTCCACTAATTCACAGGCTACAAAAAACGAGAAAGTTTATAGAATAGGAGTGTCGCAAATTGTCGACCATCCAGCGTTAAATGCAGCAAAACAAGGTTTTAAGGACGCACTTTCTAAAAATGGGATAAAAGCGGATTATGATGACAAAATTGCAAACAATGAAATGAGCAATCAGACTCTAATAATGCAGCAGTTTTCGTCAGATAAAAAAGATTTAGTCTATGCAATAACTACGCCAACAGCTCAGGCTGCAAAAAATCAAGTGGATAAAAGTATCCCTGTTGTATTTGCGTCTGTAACAGATCCAAAAAGTGCAGGATTAGTGGGAATATCAAATGTTACTGGAACAAGTGGAGCAGCTCCAGTGGAAGAAAATTTGAAATTGATGAAAGAATTATTGCCAAAAGCAAAAAATATCGGGATAATTTATAATTCATCTGAACAAAATTCTGTTTCTGAAGTAAATAATTTAAAAAAATTAGCGCCAAAATATGGATTTAATGTAGTGGACAAGTCGGTAACTAACGGAACAGAGCTAGTATCGGCAGCAAATCTTGTAGTAAAACAGGCAGATATGCTTTACGCAATTCAAGATAATACAGTAGCTTCATATTTTACAGCGATATTAGATATTTTTAACAAAGAGAAAAAGCCAATTTTTGGTACAAATAATATTTATTCAAATACAGGGGGATTTATTTCACAGGGAACAACCGATTATGATATAGGTTACCGTTCAGGAGAAATAGCCGCTCAAATATTAAAAGGTGAAAAAAAACCAAATGAAATTCCGATAGAAAACGTAAAAAATTTAAAAATAGAAGTTAATAAAAAAAATATGGAATTGTTAGGAATAAAAATACCTGATAATATTTTGAAAAATGTTAAATTTATAGAAAAAAAAATAAATAAAGGGAAGTGA
- the nadR gene encoding multifunctional transcriptional regulator/nicotinamide-nucleotide adenylyltransferase/ribosylnicotinamide kinase NadR: MKKNGIIFGKFYPIHMGHVDFIQKASGFVDRLYVVVCSDDTRDKELFEKSKMKKMPTIKDRLNFVESIFKYQNNIKIIHLAEDGIPFYPNGWKLWSKRVFEVLLKNDIKVDVIFSNEPQDVENYKNNFLTLPNFEKVFNKNLEIQTIDINRDNFPISATEVRNSPYHNWDFMPKPVQEFFTIKVAIIGTPHSGKTTLVHKLSNCYNTTFVKDYKKEYSKRNHLKNLEEKDFNSIAQKQQEIIFKSVKNSNKLVFIDTEFCSLQADLLKLDKKENETINNFIKNEDFELIFYIENEKKSDEMKKFDSNLKDILEKNNKKIIELKLKNNNFTEIYNCCLEYINKIIE, encoded by the coding sequence ATGAAAAAAAATGGTATAATATTTGGAAAATTTTATCCAATCCATATGGGACACGTGGATTTTATTCAAAAAGCCAGTGGCTTTGTTGACAGACTTTATGTCGTCGTTTGCAGCGACGATACCCGTGACAAGGAATTATTTGAAAAATCTAAAATGAAAAAGATGCCGACCATAAAAGATAGATTAAACTTTGTAGAAAGTATATTTAAGTATCAAAATAACATAAAAATAATTCACTTGGCTGAAGACGGCATTCCGTTTTATCCAAATGGTTGGAAACTTTGGAGCAAAAGAGTCTTTGAAGTTCTGTTAAAAAATGATATAAAAGTTGATGTGATTTTTTCAAATGAGCCACAAGATGTTGAGAATTATAAAAATAATTTTCTAACTCTCCCAAATTTTGAAAAAGTTTTCAATAAAAATTTAGAAATTCAGACAATTGACATAAATCGAGACAACTTCCCCATAAGTGCAACTGAAGTGAGAAACTCCCCTTATCATAACTGGGATTTTATGCCAAAACCTGTTCAGGAATTCTTTACAATAAAAGTAGCAATTATTGGAACTCCTCACTCGGGAAAAACTACTCTAGTTCACAAATTGTCAAATTGTTACAACACAACTTTTGTTAAAGACTACAAAAAGGAATATTCAAAAAGAAATCATTTAAAAAATTTAGAAGAAAAAGATTTTAATAGTATTGCTCAAAAACAGCAGGAAATAATTTTTAAATCTGTAAAAAATTCCAATAAATTAGTGTTTATTGACACAGAATTCTGTTCGCTTCAAGCTGACTTGCTAAAACTGGACAAAAAAGAAAATGAAACAATTAATAATTTTATAAAAAATGAAGATTTTGAATTAATTTTTTATATTGAAAACGAGAAAAAAAGCGATGAAATGAAAAAATTTGATAGCAATTTAAAAGATATTCTGGAAAAAAATAACAAAAAAATAATTGAATTAAAATTAAAAAATAACAATTTTACGGAAATCTATAATTGCTGTCTTGAATACATTAACAAAATAATTGAATAA
- a CDS encoding Na/Pi cotransporter family protein, with product MNAASINYQQMIFGFLGGLGLFLFYMKYMGDGLQLAAGDRLRYILDKYTTSPFLGVLVGILITALIQSSSGTTVITIGLVGAGLLTLRQAIGIVMGANIGTTITTFIIGFNISHYALPIIFAGSLCLFFFKNRTMNNAGRILFGFGGIFFALSLMSNAMAPLRYLPAFKTLTTSLGKNPILGVFLGTGMTMAVQASSATISIIQNIYQEGLMPLKSLLPVLFGDNIGTTITAILAAIGANTSAKRLALSHTLFNVIGTVIFMLLLVPFSMYVTKMQLVFHLNPKVTIAFAHASFNIATTILLFPFIRVLEYIVVKVIKDKDKEVEEFKPKYLDIALLNAPSIAIGQVKQEMLIMVSMALENLKEAVEFFHSHNEKLATQVELTEENINSIDQEITKYLTMLSQGTLTEKEGEEISIYLDMCRDVERIGDHAFGIVKDVHYEIKKELVFSEVAHSEVNKLLGITVKLIEIAIEALKENDAEKAFSVIDLHNKLYRKEKEVRKAHIKRLSKQQCDVKAGLYYIDVISHFTRVGDHGRNLVEKMIENKASK from the coding sequence ATGAATGCTGCGTCGATTAACTACCAACAGATGATCTTTGGATTTTTAGGTGGACTTGGATTATTTCTATTTTATATGAAATATATGGGAGATGGCCTTCAATTGGCAGCTGGAGACAGGCTTCGATATATTTTGGACAAATATACAACGTCCCCTTTTTTAGGAGTCTTAGTTGGAATTCTTATAACAGCTCTTATTCAATCCAGTTCAGGAACAACCGTAATTACAATCGGACTTGTCGGAGCGGGACTACTTACACTTCGTCAAGCCATAGGAATTGTAATGGGAGCCAACATTGGTACAACAATTACAACATTTATCATTGGATTTAATATATCACATTATGCACTTCCAATTATATTTGCAGGTTCCCTATGTCTATTTTTTTTCAAAAATCGGACTATGAATAACGCCGGGAGAATTTTATTTGGATTTGGAGGAATATTTTTTGCACTGAGCTTAATGTCAAATGCGATGGCTCCACTACGATACCTTCCCGCTTTTAAAACTTTGACAACTAGTCTGGGTAAAAATCCCATTTTAGGAGTTTTTTTAGGGACTGGGATGACTATGGCAGTTCAGGCGTCAAGTGCCACAATAAGTATCATACAAAATATTTACCAAGAGGGACTTATGCCACTAAAATCTTTACTTCCAGTGCTTTTTGGAGATAATATTGGAACTACGATAACAGCTATTTTAGCTGCAATAGGAGCTAATACTTCTGCAAAAAGGCTTGCGCTTTCCCACACACTGTTCAATGTGATTGGAACTGTAATATTTATGCTTCTTTTAGTACCTTTTTCAATGTATGTTACTAAAATGCAATTAGTTTTTCATTTAAATCCAAAAGTTACAATTGCGTTTGCACATGCTTCTTTTAATATAGCTACAACAATACTTCTATTTCCATTTATAAGAGTTTTGGAATACATAGTTGTAAAAGTTATAAAAGATAAAGATAAGGAAGTAGAAGAATTTAAGCCAAAATATTTGGATATAGCTCTTTTAAATGCACCTTCCATTGCAATAGGACAAGTCAAACAGGAAATGTTAATTATGGTCTCTATGGCTTTAGAAAATTTAAAAGAAGCTGTTGAGTTTTTTCATTCTCACAATGAAAAATTGGCAACACAAGTAGAACTCACTGAAGAAAATATAAACAGCATCGATCAAGAAATTACAAAATATTTAACTATGTTATCACAGGGAACTTTAACTGAAAAAGAGGGAGAGGAAATTAGCATTTACCTTGATATGTGTCGAGATGTGGAAAGAATCGGAGATCACGCTTTTGGAATAGTTAAAGATGTTCATTATGAAATAAAAAAAGAACTCGTTTTTTCTGAAGTTGCACACAGCGAAGTAAATAAACTTTTGGGAATTACAGTAAAATTAATTGAAATCGCAATTGAAGCGCTAAAAGAGAATGACGCAGAAAAAGCTTTTTCTGTAATTGATTTACACAATAAATTATACAGAAAGGAAAAAGAAGTAAGAAAAGCTCATATTAAAAGACTTAGTAAACAACAGTGCGACGTAAAAGCTGGACTTTACTATATAGACGTCATTTCCCATTTTACGAGAGTTGGCGATCACGGAAGAAATTTAGTTGAAAAAATGATTGAAAATAAAGCGAGTAAATAA
- a CDS encoding putative hemolysin: MKNSFCLTVLVIMMFSLNIAGAKTVRKRPIKVSRSVIKKSSTKRKSRNLKLPKVKKIENKDIPEQRMIGMPNPASVYCEKNGGKSIIKLDSTGNEYGICKFKDGKEIDEWDFYRKNNKLIKKGTTEDN; this comes from the coding sequence ATGAAAAATTCATTTTGTTTGACTGTACTTGTAATAATGATGTTTTCATTGAATATTGCAGGTGCAAAGACTGTGAGAAAAAGACCTATAAAAGTTTCTAGAAGTGTAATAAAAAAATCATCGACAAAAAGAAAAAGCAGAAATTTAAAGTTACCAAAAGTAAAAAAAATAGAAAATAAAGATATTCCTGAGCAAAGAATGATAGGTATGCCTAACCCAGCTTCAGTTTATTGTGAAAAAAATGGCGGAAAATCTATTATCAAATTGGATAGCACTGGAAATGAATACGGGATTTGTAAATTTAAAGATGGAAAAGAAATTGATGAATGGGATTTTTATAGAAAGAATAATAAGTTAATAAAAAAAGGAACTACAGAAGATAATTAA
- a CDS encoding cysteine desulfurase family protein, whose product MIYLDNAASTKPRKEVIDVMVCAMEKSYANADAIHDFGHKISLKIKNAKKTIGKYLRLNPERIFFTSGGGEGNNIILQGIINANSKLKKHLITTKIEHPSVYEVFRHYEKNGFRVDYLNVDKNGFVDLDMLSDLICKDTVIVSIGAVNSETGTIQDLEKISKIIKEKNKDTYFHTDFVQGFGLPNINFSKIKVDALTVSGHKIYAPKGIGAIYIKENVKIDSVIFGSNSANGVIKRTLPTELILAFEKAVELFSCEDEKEARHSQNFKISLAKKLSEEIDDIKINSLLTEKSTPKILNVSFNGTKGEVLTHFLGMYDIFVSTGSACSSKMGNSRILAAMGLNQSELDGAIRFSFSNENNLSEIDEIVKRVKESVARIRKMK is encoded by the coding sequence ATGATATATTTAGATAATGCGGCTAGTACAAAACCAAGAAAAGAAGTTATAGATGTGATGGTTTGTGCGATGGAGAAAAGTTATGCAAATGCCGATGCCATTCACGATTTTGGACATAAGATTTCGCTTAAAATTAAAAATGCTAAAAAGACTATTGGAAAGTATCTAAGACTTAATCCCGAGAGAATTTTTTTTACTTCTGGAGGTGGTGAAGGAAATAATATCATTTTGCAAGGAATTATCAATGCAAACTCAAAATTGAAAAAACATTTGATTACGACAAAGATTGAGCATCCATCGGTTTATGAAGTTTTCCGACACTATGAAAAAAATGGATTTAGAGTTGATTATCTTAATGTTGACAAAAATGGATTTGTAGATTTAGATATGCTTTCTGACTTGATTTGCAAAGATACTGTAATAGTATCAATTGGCGCTGTAAATAGTGAAACTGGCACTATTCAAGATTTAGAGAAAATTTCTAAAATTATAAAGGAAAAAAATAAAGATACTTATTTTCATACGGATTTTGTACAAGGATTTGGACTTCCAAATATAAATTTTAGTAAAATTAAAGTTGACGCACTGACTGTGAGTGGACACAAAATCTATGCTCCAAAAGGGATTGGAGCTATTTATATCAAAGAAAACGTCAAAATTGACAGTGTTATTTTTGGCTCAAACAGTGCAAATGGCGTTATTAAAAGAACTTTGCCAACTGAGTTAATCCTGGCTTTCGAAAAAGCAGTCGAATTATTTTCTTGCGAAGATGAAAAAGAAGCTAGGCATTCTCAAAATTTTAAAATTAGTCTTGCAAAAAAATTGTCAGAAGAAATTGATGACATAAAAATAAATTCCCTTTTGACAGAAAAATCAACTCCAAAAATTTTGAATGTTTCGTTTAATGGGACAAAAGGTGAAGTTTTGACCCACTTTTTGGGAATGTATGATATCTTTGTCTCAACTGGCTCAGCTTGTTCTTCTAAAATGGGAAATAGCAGAATACTGGCTGCGATGGGACTTAATCAGTCTGAATTAGATGGAGCGATAAGATTTAGCTTTTCTAATGAAAATAATCTTTCAGAAATTGATGAAATTGTAAAAAGAGTTAAAGAAAGCGTTGCAAGAATTAGAAAAATGAAATGA